The proteins below are encoded in one region of Conger conger chromosome 17, fConCon1.1, whole genome shotgun sequence:
- the asb11 gene encoding ankyrin repeat and SOCS box protein 11 gives MAGMLTEIALERWPWSMAFHTYGAFICNPLVAESCADHSPMHEAALHGRLLSLRRLIAQGFNVNAVTLDGVSPLHEACLGGHAVCAKLLVEHGADVNAATIDGATPHFHACCSGSTACLNLLLEHGSLPLPAHTESSPIHEAAQRGHVECMEILLASGVDIDLENPCLGTPLYTACTAERADCVQKLLSLGAGVHSGRAQDTPLHAAARRNSVRVVQLLTDYGADVLRRNQAGERPVDLAAPSSPVDCALRLRKGPSSLPQLCRLSIRDSLGRKRLQAVSRLPLPNQLSDFLLYR, from the exons ATGGCTGGCATGCTAACAGAGATTGCTTTGGAGAGATGGCCTTGGAGCATGGCGTTTCACACATATGGAGCTTTCATATGTAACCCGCTCGTTGCTG AATCCTGTGCAGATCACTCTCCCATGCATGAGGCTGCACTCCATGGCCGCCTACTGTCTCTCAGGAGGCTCATTGCACAG GGGTTCAATGTGAACGCAGTAACCCTGGATGGAGTGTCTCCCTTGCACGAAGCCTGCCTGGGAGGCCACGCCGTGTGTGCCAAGCTGTTGGTGGAACACGGAGCCGAC GTGAACGCGGCCACGATCGACGGCGCTACTCCGCACTTCCATGCCTGCTGCAGCGGCAGCACAGCCTGCCTGAACCTGCTCCTGGAGCACGGCTCCCTCCCCTTACCGGCCCACACGGAGTCCTCGCCCATTCACGAGGCTGCCCAGCGAG GTCACGTGGAATGCATGGAGATTCTACTGGCCAGCGGGGTGGACATCGACCTGGAAAACCCCTGTCTCGGAACCCCTCTGTACACTGCCTGCACCGCAGAGAGGGCAGACTGTGTCCAGAAGCTGCTGAGTCTAG gagctggagtgcactcAGGCAGGGCACAAGACACTCCGCTGCATGCTGCGGCTCGCAGGAACAGTGTGAGGGTTGTGCAGCTGCTGACAGACTATGGGGCAGATGTGCTGAGGAGGAACCAGGCGGGAGAGAGGCCTGTGGACCTGGCAGCCCCCAGCAGCCCTGTGGATTGTGCACTGAGGCTGAGAAAGG gCCCCAGCTCACTGCCTCAGCTGTGTCGACTCAGCATTCGTGACTCTCTGGGACGAAAGCGACTCCAGGCAGTGTCCAGGCTCCCCCTGCCCAACCAGCTGAGTGATTTCCTGCTCTACAGAtga